One window from the genome of Hoplias malabaricus isolate fHopMal1 chromosome 18, fHopMal1.hap1, whole genome shotgun sequence encodes:
- the si:ch211-176g13.8 gene encoding F-BAR and double SH3 domains protein 2 — translation MQPPPRKVKLSQELKHTHAEQLSRLHVKHQTDCDLLEDLRTYSQKKAVIEKDYAQALQKLASQYLKRDWPGVQSEEQKDYRNVCTVWRAYLEGVVKVSQSRISGCDTYRSQVFEPIKTFRVHKEQQLKKSIEQLTRVQTELQDTVKDLTKSRKKYQETEQMAQAVREKADMEAKSKLSLFQSRSSLKRASVKLKAKRNECNSKATHARNEYLLTLAAANAHQGRYYGTDLISCIKILDGSVYDHMKGYLVSLCQTELEASHTIQDTFNFLLDKSTGVIQDFHQELFIQENTLFQKAPLFQFQPCDNDSVIQLQKESGTAEEHSLNKEARKWATRVAREHKNIIHNQRTLSECEGPPQQEQNSSELELKTDEARESIRKAETVKLKAEARLDLLRDVGVAVDTWMKSAMNQVMEELENERWATLAPHDASLSGTADLDREDEEETEDTETLDDSSSSPSSTLRNYPLTCKVLYSYQASQPDELTIEEQEVLEVIDDGDMEDWVKARNRAGQVGYVPEKYLQLPSSNSLLSMLQSLAALDTRSHSSSNSTEQELEPATEQAQTSPNGDNSVNFAKALYDYAAQTEDELSFPEGAIIRILNKDNQEDDGFWEGEFNGSVGVFPAVLVEDLAGPSGEDTHKSMEAQVSPCSQGHSPRPLSVSQYQSPTCSSPVSSPLPTPTLSSPLSSPASASASPLQSPRSINGYHRPAPGPPKTSSNSRSHNSTPPPRYPADGGPGTLRPVRAAPPPPPPKQQAQGQVQKREEVEITLV, via the exons GCGCTACAGAAGCTAGCCTCCCAGTATCTGAAGAGGGACTGGCCTGGGGTTCAGTCAGAGGAACAGAAAGACTACAG gaacGTTTGCACAGTATGGAGGGCCTATTTGGAGGGTGTGGTGAAAGTGAGCCAGTCTCGGATCAGTGGCTGCGACACCTACAGGAGCCAGGTCTTCGAGCCAATCAAAACCTTCCGGGTCCACAAAGAGCAGCAGCTAAAGAAG agtATTGAGCAACTGACACGGGTTCAGACCGAGCTCCAGGACACAGTGAAGGACCTGACAAAGTCCAGGAAGAAGTATCAAGAGACAGAGCAGATGGCCCAGGCTGTGAGGGAAAAAGCAGATATGGAGGccaa GTCAAAACTCAGTTTGTTTCAGTCCAGATCCAGTTTAAAAAGAGCAAGTGTGAAG ttgaaAGCCAAGAGGAATGAATGTAACTCCAAAGCCACCCACGCCAGAAACGAGTATCTGCTCACGCTGGCAGCAGCTAATGCCCACCAGGGTCGTTACTATGGGACGGATCTGATCAGCTGCATTAAG ATCCTGGACGGCAGTGTGTATGATCACATGAAGGGATATCTCGTTTCACTGTGTCAGACAGAGCTAGAGGCATCCCACACTATTCAGGACACCTTTAACTTCCTGCTAGATAAGTCCACTGGG gTGATACAGGACTTTCACCAGGAGCTCTTTATCCAGGAAAACACATTGTTTCAGAAAGCTCCTCTCTTCCAGTTCCAACCCTGTGACAACGACTCT GTGATACAGCTCCAGAAAGAGAGTGGCACAGCGGAGGAGCACAGTTTGAATAAAGAGGCAAGGAAGTGGGCCACTCGAGTCGCCCGGGAGCACAAGAATATTATCCATAATCAGCGG acTCTATCTGAGTGTGAAGGACCACCTCAGCAAGAGCAGAACTCCAGTGAGCTGGAGCTGAAGACGGACGAAGCAAGAGAGAGCATCCGAAAAGCTGAG ACAGTGAAGCTAAAGGCTGAGGCTCGTCTGGACCTGCTCAGGGATGTGGGCGTGGCTGTGGACACCTGGATGAAGAGCGCCATGAACCAGGTcatggaggagctggagaacGAGAGATGGGCCACACTGGCCCCCCACGATGCCTCGCTCTCT GGCACAGCAGACTTGGAcagagaggatgaggaggagacGGAAGACACAGAAACGCTGGACGACAGCAGCTCGAGTCCCTCCAGCACCTTGAGGAACTATCCACTCACATGCAAAGTGCTTTACTCCTACCAG GCATCTCAACCTGATGAGTTAACCATTGAGGAGCAGGAGGTACTGGAAGTAATAGATGATGGTGATATGGAAGACTGGGTTAAG GCCCGAAACAGAGCAGGTCAAGTGGGCTATGTACCGGAAAAGTATTTGCAGCTGCCCTCCTCTAACAGTTTACTGAGCATGCTTCAGTCTCTGGCAGCCCTGGACACCCGCTCTCATTCCTCAAGTAACTCCACagagcaggagctggagcctgCCACTGAGCAAGCTCAGACCAGCCCTAATGGAGACAACAGCG TGAACTTTGCGAAGGCTCTGTACGATTACGCAGCCCAGACAGAGGATGAGCTGTCCTTCCCCGAGGGAGCAATCATCCGTATCCTGAACAAAGACAACCAGGAGGACGACGGCTTCTGGGAAGGAGAATTCAATGGCAGCGTGGGGGTGTTCCCTGCAGTGCTAGTGGAAGATCTGGCTGGCCCGAGTGGCGAAGACACACACAAGAGTATGGAAGCACAG GTATCACCATGCTCTCAAGGCCACTCTCCtcgtcctctctctgtgagtcaGTACCAGTCTCCGACTTGCAGCAGCCCAGTCTCCAGCCCTCTACCAACCCCCACACTTTCCTCACCCCTCTCCAGCCCCGCCAGTGCCTCAGCCTCTCCTCTCCAGAGCCCACGCTCCATCAACGGCTACCACAGACCTGCACCGGGACCCCCAAAAACCTCCAGTAACA GCCGCTCCCACAACTCCACCCCACCACCCAGGTATCCTGCAGATGGAGGACCAGGCACACTGAGACCT gtGCGTGCCGcgccccctcctcctccacccaAACAGCAGGCTCAAGGCCAAGTGCAGAAGAGGGAAGAGGTAGAGATCACGCTGGTGTGA